In Asanoa sp. WMMD1127, one genomic interval encodes:
- a CDS encoding winged helix-turn-helix domain-containing protein, protein MADRIITEVDELKAVTHPLRVRMLAALRADGPATATELARRFDTDTGTTSYHLRKLARHGFVEEAEQRDGRERRWQASHPTTSWDTAALSTSAEGRAAISVMRQHQMASLQRTITAYETAQTDLPPEWVAAAGMSDLPARLAPRSLHELERRIVAAIEELEAADADDPEARRVLLHFGGFPRIDPPGWADVADADSAEES, encoded by the coding sequence ATGGCGGATCGCATCATCACCGAGGTCGATGAACTTAAGGCGGTCACGCACCCGTTGCGGGTGCGGATGCTGGCCGCGCTGCGGGCCGACGGGCCGGCCACCGCGACCGAGCTGGCCCGCCGGTTCGACACCGACACCGGCACGACCAGCTACCACCTCCGCAAACTGGCCCGGCACGGGTTCGTCGAAGAGGCCGAGCAGCGCGACGGCCGCGAGCGCCGCTGGCAGGCCAGCCACCCGACCACGTCCTGGGACACGGCGGCCCTGTCGACCAGCGCCGAGGGCCGGGCGGCGATCTCGGTCATGCGGCAGCACCAGATGGCCTCCCTGCAGCGCACGATCACGGCGTACGAGACCGCGCAGACCGACCTGCCCCCGGAGTGGGTGGCCGCCGCCGGGATGAGCGACCTGCCGGCCCGGCTGGCGCCGCGGTCGTTGCACGAGCTCGAGCGGCGGATCGTCGCGGCGATCGAGGAGTTGGAAGCGGCCGACGCCGACGACCCGGAGGCGCGGCGGGTGCTGCTGCACTTCGGCGGGTTCCCCCGGATCGACCCGCCCGGCTGGGCCGACGTGGCCGACGCTGATTCCGCGGAGGAGTCGTGA